A window of Coturnix japonica isolate 7356 chromosome 2, Coturnix japonica 2.1, whole genome shotgun sequence contains these coding sequences:
- the IBA57 gene encoding putative transferase CAF17, mitochondrial: MLVKAAALPGLWRLWGRGVKGAGSWRCFPLCRALLSVRGSEAAAFLQGLLTNDVTRLVAAGDGAEGPVRALYAHALNVQGRCLYDLIVYRLHEGQEEPNILLECDSSVLDALQRHLKLYKIRRKVSISPCLDLSLWAIIPEEKVGDSSSSLTQYANQALVLTPDPRAEVMGWRLIIKAGANLPEIIPGSRVEDIGDYHRHRYKQGIPEGVKDLPPGVALPLESNLAYMNGVSFTKGCYIGQELTARTHHVGVIRKRLVPVQFSAPLPQENIPEGAEILTESGKSAGKFRAGGDELGIALLRLANINEPLCLNVAGDKVKLTASIPEWWPKTASK, translated from the exons ATGTTGGTGAAGGCGGCCGCCCTGCCCGGTCTGTGGCGGCTGTGGGGACGTGGTGTGAAGGGGGCCGGCTCCTGGCGTTGTTTCCCGCTGTGCCGGGCGCTGCTGAGCGTGAGGGGCTCCGAAGCGGCCGCTTTCCTGCAGGGGCTGCTCACTAACGATGTTACTCGGTTGGTGGCGGCGGGGGATGGAGCTGAGGGGCCGGTGAGAGCGCTGTATGCACATGCGCTCAATGTGCAGGGCCGATGTCTGTACGACCTGATCGTGTACAG GCTTCATGAGGGTCAAGAAGAGCCGAATATCCTGCTGGAGTGTGACAGCAGCGTGTTGGATGCCCTGCAGAGACACCTGAAGCTCTACAAGATCAGGAGGAAGGTCAGCATCAGCCCTTGCCTTGACCTGTCCCTGTGGGCCATCATCCCGGAGGAAAAGGttggggacagcagcagctccctcacACAATATGCAAACCAGGCTCTGGTTTTAACTCCTGACCCCAGAGCAGAAGTCATGGGCTGGAGACTGATTATAAAGGCAGGAGCAAATCTACCAGAGATTATCCCTGGAAGCCGTGTTGAAGACATTGGGGATTACCACAGGCACAGGTATAAGCAAG GAATTCCTGAAGGTGTCAAAGATCTCCCTCCTGGCGTAGCCCTCCCGCTGGAATCCAACCTGGCCTACATGAACGGAGTCAGCTTTACCAAAGGCTGTTACATTGGGCAGGAGCTGACAGCCAGGACCCACCACGTGGGTGTCATTCGCAAGCGTTTGGTGCCCGTGCAGTTTtcagctcctcttcctcaggAGAACATTCCTGAGGGTGCTGAAATCTTGACTGAATCAGGAAAGTCAGCTGGCAAGTTCCGGGCTGGAGGAGATGAACTTGGCATAGCTTTGCTAAGGCTGGCTAATATAAATGAACCACTCTGCCTAAATGTAGCAGGTGATAAAGTGAAACTCACTGCGAGTATACCTGAGTGGTGGCCAAAGACTGCCAGCAAGTAA
- the GJC2 gene encoding gap junction gamma-2 protein, whose amino-acid sequence MTNMSWSFLTRLLEEIHNHSTFVGKVWLTVLIVFRIVLTAVGGESIYSDEQSKFTCNTKQPGCDNVCYDAFAPLSHVRFWVFQIIMISTPSVMYLGYAIHRIARSAEEEKKFKGFKKKKQFALNWQAVRNMEDAMEADEEEPMISDDTAESEKAKAKPKSKEQQKHDGRRRIQEEGLMKIYVFQLLTRASFEVCFLIGQYLLYGFEVEAYFVCNRLPCPHTVDCFVSRPTEKTIFLLVMYVVSCLCLLLNMCEMFHLGFGTIRDAIRNRKINSFRQPPYNYAYPKNISCPPEYNLVVKSEKSTKIPNSLMAHEQNLANVAQEQQCTSPDENIPADLSTLHKHLRVAQEQLDIAFQSYGSSQGNAQPSRTSSPASGGTVVEQNRANTAQEKQSAKPKASLEKGSSSSKDGKTSVWI is encoded by the coding sequence ATGACCAACATGAGCTGGAGCTTTCTCACCCGCCTGCTAGAAGAGATCCACAACCACTCCACCTTCGTGGGGAAGGTCTGGCTCACCGTGCTCATCGTCTTCCGCATCGTCCTGACGGCGGTCGGTGGGGAATCCATCTACTCTGATGAGCAAAGCAAGTTCACTTGCAACACCAAGCAGCCTGGCTGCGACAACGTCTGTTACGATGCCTTCGCCCCGCTGTCACACGTTAGGTTTTGGGTCTTCCAGATCATCATGATATCCACACCTTCGGTCATGTACCTGGGCTATGCCATCCACCGGATCGCCCGGTCAGcggaggaggagaagaagttCAAGGGCTTCAAGAAGAAGAAGCAGTTTGCTTTGAACTGGCAGGCGGTGCGCAACATGGAGGATGCGATGGAGGCGGATGAAGAGGAGCCCATGATCTCCGACGATACAGCAGAAAGTGAGAAAGCTAAAGCCAAGCCCaagagcaaagagcagcaaaagCACGATGGGAGGAGGCGAATCCAAGAGGAAGGACTGATGAAAATCTACGTCTTCCAGCTGCTTACCAGAGCTTCatttgaagtttgttttttgataGGGCAGTACTTGCTCTATGGTTTTGAGGTAGAAGCTTATTTTGTCTGCAACAGACTGCCTTGTCCCCACACGGTGGATTGCTTTGTGTCCCGGCCAACAGAGAAGACAATCTTCCTGCTGGTGATGTACGTGGTGAGCTGTCTGTGCTTGCTGTTGAACATGTGTGAGATGTTCCATCTGGGCTTTGGGACCATCCGAGATGCCATCCGCAACCGGAAAATCAACAGCTTCAGGCAGCCCCCCTACAACTACGCCTACCCTAAGAACATCTCCTGCCCCCCCGAGTACAACCTGGTGGTGAAATCGGAGAAGTCCACCAAGATCCCCAACAGCCTGATGGCTCACGAGCAGAACTTGGCTAACGTtgctcaggagcagcagtgcaccAGCCCGGATGAGAACATCCCAGCGGACTTGTCCACGCTCCACAAGCACCTGCGAGTGGCCCAGGAGCAGCTGGACATAGCGTTTCAGAGCTATGGCAGCAGCCAGGGCAACGCGCAGCCCTCGCGGACCAGCAGCCCTGCCTCGGGTGGCACGGTGGTAGAGCAGAATAGGGCTAACACCGCCCAGGAGAAGCAAAGCGCGAAGCCCAAGGCATCCTTGGAGaaaggcagctccagcagtAAGGATGGAAAGACATCTGTGTGGATATAG